The Hemitrygon akajei unplaced genomic scaffold, sHemAka1.3 Scf000069, whole genome shotgun sequence sequence acatcagcgagctcacactggagagaagccattcacctgctcagactgtgggaagggattcactcagtcatcccaactgatggtacatctgcgagttcacactgggcaaggccattcagctgctcagactgtgggaagggattcactcagtcagcccacctacaagcacactggtcagttcacactggggagaggccgttcacagaCTCAAGCCTGAATTATCCCTCTGTGTAGATGCTACAGTGTAGCATACACAATAGCCCACGCAAGTGGCCTATGCCGTTGTGAGCATTTTTACTTGTGAGTTCGTGTGTCTGCGTTGCTCTGGCACAATGCTAGTTGGTGTTGAGGTTCTATGGCACTGTGTTGAATTGACTCGTGGCGTTGGGAACAATGGCGACTGCTGAGTACAttttgttggagttggagctaatcgatgttgaacaagagttacttttattgaaattactgcagcgcagaaaagagagaagttttTCCATTTGTTAGTGCAGTTCGTGATGTCCAAAGCGATGTTTGTGGAAATTTATTTGCATGAATTTCATGTCATTTGCCATTCTTTATAATATACCAATGAAGAGTTGTACAAATGTAAATATTTTCTGACTTCCTCACTTAACCTCTCCTTGATTTGGCCCATTTTCCAACTTCGAAGCAACAGGAAATCCCTGGGAGGAAATGTGTTGCTACCAAGCAGACCGATCACAGTTCCCGCAGTCTGTGATGCacagtcagcgggagacgctcatggagtgagtactgttttagattcgctccataacctttactttttttaacctttgatcacccttatctaacttatttttaccaacaccaaaagattcttgctattttcttGGGCTTAttgttaagagtttattgtgaatttttgaagatatgcaaacagaaatggctcttagatctaaaggacgagaacCTGGGTGCAACCTGaatggtaatggaaagaagcaagctcaaccgcaacgcactgagttaacttatgaactgtttatggaggttttggataaaaaatttgatgaactacaacaaatttttaaacaagatataaaggcttttcaagatgaTATGGTTAAGATGGATTTATTAATTAACCAGCAACAAGTTCTTATCGCGTCTCTGtaagaagaagctcggaaacgagatttgacaattgaaaaattgcaacaggatttaatttcgaccactAAGTTGGTgcaaacacttaaagccaagagtgtcgactttgagaattggtccagaagacagaacctacgtatacttggtctcccagacggcatagaaaaagacgacccttcgaaatattttgctcaacttttaaaagatgcatTCCCACGGTTTTCCCAGATAACTCCCCGTTACTTGAtcaagcacatagaatttggcgtTGTTCATCGAGTGCTCCAGCTAAAAATTCAgttgtaattgtccggtttcattatgtacacgacaaagaacaacttattcgtgtggctcggcgggTTGGAATGGTTAAATTTCGAGATTACCATTTCCGTTTGgttgaagattttagtcctgaagttatgaagaaaaggcttctttttaaacctctgatgtctgaatgttatgagaaaaatctaaaacctgcgctcttataccctgcaaaGCTTAGAATCTCTCCATCGAATGCTCCACGccaggttttcctttctacatctgaagcgagaaagtatctggaggagaacttccctactggtACAGACACTgatctctaataaatgagtgattctgatcgtgtaagatggtttttgattcctcaaaccagagttagtctctggttattggtgtaggtttatcctatactttatatttaagttaaagtgtattttcgttatattaatcgctctgttttatacactttaaccattatactatatttttgactattatttttgttccctcgaaggtatatttttaacccttcgaaggtgaattcttttttattaagatggtggttttttggaaaaatattcttggttttgtttaaaATGGCGTTATTTTTGCttttctcgtcttcttcctataatgtatcgcttatcatagtttaaatatttcttgatttgtttgggttataacccgatttataagcttttagtgattttattcttttttttacaactaagtatattaagaagtatggtttttagtatagtgattataatttttaaagttggggtggtttttttatatatatcctttatatacagagtggtcttccgctgatatgggggtagaattagtctcattttttttcctttttctagccatattttggctttttttctttttcttgtgggggtgggggatggtctgttttctaatttaatttttcttttaccagtttgttttagttttttcatttgggctgtttTTGAACTACAGATATGTCTACGGTGTCGTCAcctccgggtccgctctttatttttgttcctcttccaggtgcatgagtttataatttggttaaccctttttataccaaagggttgattttagaagcatggctcagaccattaattttgtgtcttggaatactaatggttaaaaccatccgattaaatgaaagaagattttcaaagtattccaaagacttaatgctcatatcatttttgtacaagaaactcatgtgaggaaggaggacaaatatcgcttttttatctcttggcggggtcaacagcatcattcgaattcgaatgccaaagttaagggagtttcaatttttattgactcctctattgcatttattcaacacgatatcctttcggatatgaaaggtagatttttgttaattacgggtttactttgtaataaaaaggttgctatggttaatgtttatgctccaaatgtggattgtcctgatttttttaagtccttatttacttctttacctaatctaaatgaatataagttaataatgggtggtgactttaatagttgtttaaatcctttgatggacaaatctatatctattcagaTTTTACcgaataagtcggccacttgtattaactcctttttgactgataatggaatttttgatatttggagatttcggcatcctaacgacaaagtgttttcttttttctcacatgtttatcattcttattagagaattgactattttgttattgatttgttttattccatcggtaattggttgtaattatgatattatagctatctctgaccatgctccattaaaactttctattaaatttatggatacagcttctaatgttagacaatggcgatttgactctaacttattgcaagatccggactttattaaatttatgaaggagcagatcgatttcttcttttcaactaattccacggatgatatttcttgcggaacactttgggacacttttaaagcgtatatacgtggacagatcatctcttactctgttggtctgagaaaatgcATTAAGAAGggaactcttttattggttgataaaattaaagagattgacaagaaatattcgatcactcctagtaaggagctttacaaacaaagggttgaacttcaaacggaacatagtttattacttatatctccgattgaaaatcaattaatgaaaaccagatctgatttttatatacatagtgataaatcgggtaaactgttagctagtcagttgaagaatgttttggttaaacgtcaaatcactaagatttgtcagcagaatggggatttgacagttaaccatgatgagataaataagtcatttcaagacttttatacctccctgtatcaatctgaattccctcaggatcataataccatgtgtgattttcttgggaaattgaattttccaaaattatcatccgatgatctttcaatattagatactcctattacggatgcacaaattaaaggggttatttcctcaatgaattctgggaaagcaccaggtccagaagggcatacagtagaatttttaaaatgtttttccgctactctttctccttggttatgcagggtttttgaagaagcaatgagattggggaatttgccacaatctttttatagagcttccatttctttaatactgaagaaagataaagaccctactgactgtgcatcctatagaccaatatctttatagaatgtggactccaagatcttttccaagttactggcttccaggctggagaaggtattaccccaaattatttcggaagatcaaatcgattttattaaaaatcgctattcttttttcaatgttaggagattactgaatattgtttatactccttcacatagcacatcagaatgtgttatttcattagatgcggagaaagcatttgatagagttgaatggccttacttattttatgtgttggagaagtttaattttagtccgacattcattttttggattaaactgatttatcacactccagtagcctcggtgtttactaataatcaaagatctcccttctttcgtttatttcggggcactagacaaggttgtcctcttagcccattactataaaacattgctttagaacctttggcaattgccatcagagaatcacaggatatttcgggtattaatcgtgggacagatattcataaggtatctttgtatgcagatgatttattattattcatttctaacgctgagaaatctattccagcagttctatcattgttggctcaatttagtgagttttctgggtataagttaaatcttaataagagtgaattgtttcatttgaatagacaggtcccaagttatggaaatttaccttttaaattagttaatgactcttttatttacttagggattaaaatcacaaaaaaccataaagaattatttaggtttaactttttacctttaattgatcagattaaaagcttgtttactaagtggtcaccattatctttatctctgataggtaggattaatgctaataagatggttattttacctaagtttttatatatttttcaagcggtaccaacttttattccgaaatctttttttactaatgttgattcaaaaatttcctcatatatatggcagaataaaaatcccaggttaggtaaaatatacttacagaagacaaagaaggaaggtaggttggcattacctaatttcagattttattattgggcagttaatattagatatttgttatgttggttgaaagactgggatggatcttttggccctcattgggtgaggttggaaattaaatcggtaccaggttatgctctgggttctattttagggacttctctcccttttgctctttctaaattgccgaaatgaattgacaacccgatagttaaacatactttacgtatatggtttcaatttcggaaatttttcgggttgactcaattcgttttaaatattcctattgtacctaattgctttttccacccttcaattatagatcaagctttttcggcttggaaaactaagggattactaaaattttctgatttattttcggacaattgttttatgtcttttgagcaattatctaataaatataatgtgCCTAGagttcatttttttttatatttacagattaggcattttttaagtacggtacttcctacgtttccaaattttgtgtcttcagatattttggagagtttgtttgaattaaacccttttcaaaaagggcttatatcaaaactttataatgtaattatgaagatacgttcagagcccctttataagacaaaaaatttTTGGGAAatagagcttaatcttattattcctattgagaattgggatagaattcttcaattaattaatacatcatctatatgtgccaaacattcattaatacaatttcaggtcgtacatagggcccatatgtccaaggctaaattagctcatttttattcttatataaaccctatttgtgatagatgtcagtttgaaatcgcgtctttaactcatatgttttggtcatgtccgcttttggaaaaaatattggaaagatatttttgatattatctctgcagtATTgtacatcgatttacaaccccatcctattaccgcaatttttggtttaccaatgatggactcacttcatttatcttccgcctgtcgaatgattgcatttctcactttgGTGGCTacaagatctattttgttgaattggaaggaaattaatcctcccactgtatttcactggctttctcaaactatgttatgtttaaatttagaaaagattagAAGTCATGTactcgatacttctattaaatttgaaaagatatggagaccatttattcaatattttcatatgatgtaatatgaccctgttccaagcttattggatttttcagctttaatcttatttatgttgagaggatcggaattgacgacactgatgattatgtattcttgtgagatattataaacaacccttttttttctttttcaagtttttcttttttcttctttttttgcttcttttttcttcttcattagCTATCAGTTTAGTCAATTtctccattcttatagagacaggaggagcatcagagagtttgatagtcattccagataccagcattgtgcccagttagatgatgatttctctctccaacttgggttgaacttcactgtaactgtgtgatgtcagatcacaccttgacaactcagtgatctcatctgaaatggtgtcctacacccactgatggattttgtatatctttttacaggttacgaATCACAAGAAATTTCTCTACGGGAATCtaaaacacaacacaccagttttgctgtctctgtccagatatttaagaagtggagcaagcgaTTCACTTGATCATcattcctgctcagactgcggagacggattcactctatcatctgaTCGACTGGCACGTCTGTCATTTTCAACGGGTGAAtgcccattcatctgctcagacagtgggaatggattcagatggacatttcaactgaagggacatcaataagttcacactgggacaaggccatccACCTGTTCTgtatgtgagaaaggattcagttggtcttcccacctgtggacacaccagttagttctcactggggcagaggctggtcatttaCTGAATTTGTGTGGAAGGTTTtactcggtcatttgaccaaaTGGTTCACCAGCAAGTCCACACTGAGgagtggctgttcacctgctcataacaactgaaagtacatcaaagaattcacactggagagaggccgttcacttgctcagattgtgggaagggattcacatgcTCATCTAAATTGAAGGTActtcagcgagttcacactggggagaggccattcacctgctcagactgtgggaagggattcacacagtcatcccaactacaagcacacaagtcagttcacacgggggagaggccgtttacctgctcatactgtggggagggataCATTTTGTCATCgcagctactgagacaccagtcagttcacactggggagaggccgttcagctgctcagactgtgggaagggattcactcagtcatccacactaatagctcaccagcgagttcacactggggagcggccattcacctgctccgtctgtgggaagggattcacttcttcaCCTGaagtgaaggtacatcagagagttcacactggggaacagCCGTTcagatgctcagactgtgggaggagattcactttgtcatctcacCTAAtggttcatcagcgagttcacacaggggagcggccattcacctgttcagactgtggtaaggaattcactcggtcatctcacctattggcacaccagcgagttcacacaggggagcggccattcacctgttcagactgtggtaagggattcactcagtcatctcaactgaaggtacatcagcgagttcacactgcagagaggccgttcacctgctcaaactgtgggaagggattcactcagtcatcccaactgaaggtacatcagcgagttcacactgggcaaggccattcagctgctcagactgtgggaagggattcactcagtcagcccacctacaagcacactggtcagttcacactggggagaggccgttcacagaCTCAAGCCTGAATTATCCCTCTGTGCAGACGCTACAGTGTAGCATACACAGTAGCCCACGCAAGTGGCCTATGTCGTTGTGAGCATTTTTacttgtgagtttgtgtgtctgcgttgctctggcaaaacgctagttggtgttGAGGTTCTATGGCACTGTGTTGAATTGACTCGTGGAGTTGGGAACGATGgcgactgctgagttcatcttgttggagttggagctaatagatgttgaacaagagttacttttattgaaattactgcagcgcagaaaagagagaagttttTCCATTTCTTAGTGTAGTTCGTGACGTCCAAACCGATGTTTGTGGAAATTTATTTGCATGAATTTCATGTCATTTGCCATTCTTTATAATATACCAATGAAGAGTCGTACAAATGTAAATATTTTCTGACTTCCTCACTTAACCTCTCCTCGATTTGGCCCATTTTCCAACTTCGAAGCAACAGGAAATCCCTAGGAGGAAATGTGCTGCTACCAAGCAGACCCATCACAGTTCTCACGGTCTGTGACGCACAGTTACATTTTCGTAAGGTGCGCATTAGGCTATGGCGTACGGTATGGCCTAGGGTGCCGCGTCAGGTACGTGGCTATGCGGAGCGTATGGCGTAGCTTACACGGTGAAGCATAATTCAGGCTTCAGTgtgtgggaagtgattcacttGGACATCtcaactgcagagacaccagcgagttcacactggggagaggccgatctcatgctcagactttgggaagagattctctcagcgaAATCAACCTGATGTGCATgactgagttcacactggggagagaccctTCACCTGCTGTATATTtcggaagcgattcactcagtaatctaaccctATGCAACTCTTGCTTCAGCTCGCAGctaaatatagggggtgataaccccccagcccggccaaacttaagaaatcttgtttgggtggatgttgtgtgatgtgtgccctgttacaaatcagtaccctgaaataacaaacagtacacaatatgtgaatAAATGACTGAGatgtataattcttactttgactagaTGATTAGTGAAGtaatcaaaaagaaagaaaaagggcccacgctcttcttctcatctctcgccagcaaaaggccatgaaaatctctcttccagactcacaaggaagaacatttctgtcattggatagccgaacactccaaaaccctgttatctctagtcttaccctaaacattgctgctgcagagaagccattaactcagcagtgaaacattgcagagagtccactgcatcagcagtgaaaccttacagcgcgttacatttgtgacacactaccgggttcacactggggagaaagtttcaataagctgcatgctggatatttgtccatcaccgttgctgaatgcaattttgagAGTGATTGTAGGtgttgaactctgcaattattgctgctgctcaccacacccagttctccaTCCAGGTCACTGGGCATagaaggagtttcttctgctgcacattcactttTAAtaggactggagtttaatattctggatctgtgacaaataaatcagttctattttaatcactatctctggtacttagtgaatttataacacacctagtgtacagtagagagtcaactcaggccggctggacctgattctgttccacaacagatctttcaaatcctcccctgttgttcacctctcactctccctgtggtgatgggttccaaattgtcatcactctggaagaagaggtttcccttgaatttcctgcagactgaagaagtcgagctgactgcagttctgtctgagatgttcttcactCCTCAGATCTcaggctgaggaagaatgacattgggagtgaacgtccttattcagggctcatttgtcaccatctcgtctgctcagatcgttgggatgtctcccatggagggtcatactcattccactggttaatgttttcttccagagtgatgatttatttttctgagttggcctctcatgtacgtgttctggtctgtatttctcaTCACGAttacatatacacacatggagtgctgaatcctgttcatttttgatgaaaatatataggaggggtgattgatatattCGTGGCCTcaggtggaaggagtcaattttggaaaacctagcacatttatttttcaacgtagtcccgtcctacatttacacacttagtccagcagtggcttgcaaaggtttgggcacccctggtcaaaatttctgttcctgtgaatagctcagcgagtaaaagatgacctgatttgcaaaaggcataaagtcaaagatgacacatttctttaatattttaagcaagattagattttaatttccatcttttacagtttcaaaataacaagaaaggaaaagggcccgaagcaaaagtttgggcggcCTGCATGGTCGGTACTTATTAACAACCCATTTGGCAAGAAATGCAGCTTGTAAATGCTCTTTgtagccagccaagagtcttacaattcttGTTTAGGTAAATGTCTGGGTTCAGTCATAAACAGCAAAGTACtgatgtggaaattacaaattagaatattattagagtcacagagagcaacagcaatgaaacaggcccttcggcccctccAGTCAATGCCgacctgtttttgttgttactgcctacttccagctacctgcaccagagcctccatacacctcccatccacgtcctcacccaaattcctctttagtgtctaaatcaaacccacatcctccacttccactggcagctcattccacactctcaccaacctctgagtgaagaatcccccttcagattccccgaaaataattcactttcaccctgaacgtatgtccaatgtcagggtgagagggaggacggggcagagagggaagacagtaaggGGAGGGGGTGGTCGAATGCGCAGAGGGAAACAGAGCGGAGAgtttatacttaatatctttAAGAAAAcctaattgtttgaacttgctgcaaacctacTCTCCATATCCTGTACATTCTTAACCAAATTATTGATCTAGATGACGTAGCAATGGTTGATGTTCAaagaattcaacaaactgtgcaaatgcaaatatcattaaatatcaatgaataatgagcgcaatggggtgtaaccctggggaacctcactagccccgggcctcgagtccaataaacagcctcccaccatcactctctgcttcctaccatcaggacaactgtgcatccagtgagccagctctccctggatcccgtgtggTCTGACattccacagcaacttaccatgtgaaccttatcaaaggcctcactgatgcccatatcggccacgatcctgggacagaggtgtcacagatccgagggcatagatttaatcagaggatgaagaggtttagagggatctgaggaggaGATTTCTCACTCAGAGAGTAGCTGaaacctggaacacactgcccgaggtggtggtggaggcaggtcccttcacaacatttatgaaatggatgagcattgaaactgccgagatacagtcggctatgaaccaagtgctgataaatgggaccagtgtagacagtgagtggatggtcagaacaggtatggccggccaaaggcctgtttccgtgctgtgtgatccaccactctggacatgctaaattaacgatggtggcaccgcaaggcattgatttcaaaactccacacccctctctaaCCTGAAGTAAACCAGACtgaacccctttgtcaccactggaaATAGCTATTTCTGTCAAGGTAATAGACAAATTGATCACTtttgctaaacaactggcaattgatgaagtttctgtgtcttccattaatgttgctgccttacagtaaaactaaccctctcactgtgtcagaatcagtgattaaatcagactccaaacactgtgctttcatccctgcacgttataactggaaccatctcactgagggtctgatggagacatgggatcacatctcccctgcttctgacatttcaaataccctcagaacggttttctgattcagtctgaaggttattgtacattcagctcgtcgtcagacctgacaaaccatgtcttcccacagctggttccacctgttggtgtgtcctctttcctccacctccagggaagctgcatctccacactaACTCCTCACTGgagacgactgtctgtacccgtgacacaggaaatcacatcactgtcactctcctgataccgtgtctgacctgctcacctccgggtatcctccATCAACAAGCTCCTtcctcagtcaccgtctgtgagatTATATTAAAACACAATTACTGTTGAACGAT is a genomic window containing:
- the LOC140722081 gene encoding uncharacterized protein gives rise to the protein MCCYQADRSQFPQSVMHSQRETLMEIHTGERPFTCSDCGKGFTCSSKLKVLQRVHTGERPFTCSDCGKGFTQSSQLQAHKSVHTGERPFTCSYCGEGYILSSQLLRHQSVHTGERPFSCSDCGKGFTQSSTLIAHQRVHTGERPFTCSVCGKGFTSSPEVKVHQRVHTGEQPFRCSDCGRRFTLSSHLMVHQRVHTGERPFTCSDCGKEFTRSSHLLAHQRVHTGERPFTCSDCGKGFTQSSQLKVHQRVHTAERPFTCSNCGKGFTQSSQLKVHQRVHTGQGHSAAQTVGRDSLSQPTYKHTGQFTLGRGRSQTQA